The DNA window CGGCCGTCGGCCGAAGCAAGCCGGCAATCAGAGACAGAATTGTCGTCTTTCCGCTTCCCGAAGGACCAAACAACGCCGTTACTCCGCCGCCCATCTCAAAGGCGGCTTCGAGTTCGAATCCGCCGGAATAGTTGTACCGGCAGTTGAATGAAAGGGCCGAACTCATGACCGTGGCTCCTGCAGCAGCGGATCTCCGCTGCGGCGATCAAGCCACTCACCAACGATTAACGCTCCTGCCGAGATTAAGACCGAAAAACAAATAATGCCAAACGACTGCTCAAACCCGCCCGGCGATTCGAGACGGTTGTAAACGAACAGCGGGATCGTCTGGGTTTCCCCCGGAATGTTGCCGGCGATCATAATCGTGGCCCCAAACTCCCCCAGACTGCGGGCGAATGCGAGAATCGAACCGGTGATTACGCCATGAAACGCCAGCGGAAGCGAAATTGTCCAGAAGACATCAAACGATCCGGCTCCCAGTGTGCGGGCTGCCTGTTCTACCCGACGGTCAACCGCTGCGAAGGCGATCCGGATCGCTCGCACCATCAAAGGAAAGGAAACGATCGCACCGGCAAGGGCCGCTCCTTTCCAGTCGAAGACGAGTCTCACGCCGAACCAGTCTTCCAGCCGGGAGCCAATCAGTCCCCGACGACCAAAGGTGACGAGCAGCAGATAGCCGGTGATGACCGGCGGCAGAACAAGAGGAAGATTGATCAGCGTTTCGAGCAACAGCTTTCCGGGAAAGCGTTTCCTTGCAAGCAGCCAGCCCAGGGCGATTCCGAATGGCAGGCTGAGCAGAATCGCTGTCGCCGCGACGAGCAGACTGAGTTGAATGGCATTCCATTCTCCTGCTGACACCGTACCGTCCTTCTAACCAGAGTCGCCTTCGACCGAAGCTATTCCCCGGGATGTTTCGAAGTATCGGAAGCGATTGTCTTCGCAGCGGCAACTGCGGTGAATCCATGTTCTTCGAACACGACTGCGGCTTCAGGGCTCTGGAGATACTTGAAGAACTGCTTCGTGTTCTCATCCGCTTCCGCGAGCAGGACCAGCGGATACAGGATGGGATCGGAGTCTTCCGGAGCGAAGATCATGACGACCTTGACGTGAGAAGCGATTCGGGCGTCGGTCGCGTAGACAATGGCCGCGTCGGCTTCACCACGTTCGACATACGCAAGCGTAACTCGAACATCGCTGCCTCGCGCAATCTTATCCTCGCTCTCCAGTGTCTCGTAGAGTCCGTGCTTCTCAAGTGCCTGACGAGCGTAAAGCCCGGCGGGGACGTTCTCGCAGGCAATCGCGACCCGCTGAACGTTGGGGCCGATGAGATCCGCCGGGCTCTCAACATTCGCCGGGTTCTCTTCCGGAACGATGAGCACAAGTCGATTGGCCAGCAGGTTGGTTCGCTGCTGAAGCAGACCTTTGCCATCCAGAGCTTCGGCCCAATCCGTATTGGCGGAAAGAAAAAGTCCGGCTGGTGCTCCAGCCTGAATCTGACGTGCCAGACCGTTGGACGGTCCCGTGCTCAGCCGGACCCTGACGTTCGGAAACTGCTCTCCGAATTTGGCAATGACAGCCTTCATCGCCTCTGCAGTGCTCGCAGCCGAAAGAACCCGCACGGGTTCCTCCTGCGCAGAACTGTGCCCGCACCCAGCAATACAGAGGATGCAAAGAAACAGCAGACGGAAGTTCGGGCTGAATAATGTCATGGCTCGCGCAGTATATGTCAGAATTCGTAAGTCGCCAGCGTCACCGCGTCAGTTCTCCGTCCCAGGGTCTGAAGCCTGTGCCCAGGTGGCGCACGAGAATGACTCTGAGCCTGACCGTTCCGGCCGCTGGTACATCAATGTACGGATCGCTAGGCTGTAAGCAGTCGAAGATCACCTCACTCCCTGTTGTATTTTCTGAATGGATCCGACTGATGCCTGTTTGCACTCGCCTCGCGGTCTTCCTCGTTTTTCTGGCCGTCTTCCCCCTGTTCTCGCGGTCCCCGGTGGGGGCTGCTGAGAAACCGAACGTGCTGTTTATTGCGATTGATGATCTCAATGATTACATCTCGCCACTTGATAATCACCCCGGCGTGAAGACCCCGAACTTCGAGCGACTGGCGGCTCGGTCGGTGACCTTTGAGAATGCTCACTGCGCTGCCCCGGCGTGTCATCCGTCGCGTGTCTCGGTAATGACCGGCGTTCACCCGACGACATCAGGGCTGTATCGCAATCTGTTCCGAGCCCATGGGCCGCGATGGCGACATGAGTCTCCGCAACTGGAGAACGCTGTCGTGCTCTCGCAGCACTTCCGCGATCACGGATACCGAGCGATCGGCGGCGGAAAGATTTTCCATACACTGCAGTGGACTCCCGGTGACTCCCAGAATGATCCTTCCGCCTGGGACGCCTATCGGGGCGATCCGCTCGATCCGATCTCACCGGACTGGCCGCGCCCGAAGTTCGATAAGCCGCAGAATGCCGGATTCGTCGGCAAGCGGCCGCTCAATAACCATTTGTTTGGTGCAGCTGTTCTGGAAGATCCGGAAGACAGTTACGGCGATCATCTGATTGTCGACTGGGCGGCCGAGCAGCTTCATCAACCCCAGGACAAGCCTCTCTTCATGGCGGTGGGACTGTTCCGTCCGCACATTCCCTTTGAGGTCTCACAGCGCTGGTTCGATCAGCATCCGCTGGACGAGATCCAGCTTCCCGAGTACCAGGCCGATGATCTCAA is part of the Rubinisphaera margarita genome and encodes:
- the modB gene encoding molybdate ABC transporter permease subunit; translated protein: MSAGEWNAIQLSLLVAATAILLSLPFGIALGWLLARKRFPGKLLLETLINLPLVLPPVITGYLLLVTFGRRGLIGSRLEDWFGVRLVFDWKGAALAGAIVSFPLMVRAIRIAFAAVDRRVEQAARTLGAGSFDVFWTISLPLAFHGVITGSILAFARSLGEFGATIMIAGNIPGETQTIPLFVYNRLESPGGFEQSFGIICFSVLISAGALIVGEWLDRRSGDPLLQEPRS
- the modA gene encoding molybdate ABC transporter substrate-binding protein — encoded protein: MRVLSAASTAEAMKAVIAKFGEQFPNVRVRLSTGPSNGLARQIQAGAPAGLFLSANTDWAEALDGKGLLQQRTNLLANRLVLIVPEENPANVESPADLIGPNVQRVAIACENVPAGLYARQALEKHGLYETLESEDKIARGSDVRVTLAYVERGEADAAIVYATDARIASHVKVVMIFAPEDSDPILYPLVLLAEADENTKQFFKYLQSPEAAVVFEEHGFTAVAAAKTIASDTSKHPGE
- a CDS encoding sulfatase, with translation MPVCTRLAVFLVFLAVFPLFSRSPVGAAEKPNVLFIAIDDLNDYISPLDNHPGVKTPNFERLAARSVTFENAHCAAPACHPSRVSVMTGVHPTTSGLYRNLFRAHGPRWRHESPQLENAVVLSQHFRDHGYRAIGGGKIFHTLQWTPGDSQNDPSAWDAYRGDPLDPISPDWPRPKFDKPQNAGFVGKRPLNNHLFGAAVLEDPEDSYGDHLIVDWAAEQLHQPQDKPLFMAVGLFRPHIPFEVSQRWFDQHPLDEIQLPEYQADDLKDAHEHERVHWHKWVTDNEQWKTLMQGYLASISYVDHQLGRLLDALEQSPLAENTIVVLWTDHGFHIGEKDNWEKFALWDQTTHVPLFIHAPGVSKDGERTAAPATLTDIYPTLCELAELPIPEQCDGLSLVPQLRKPTARRERPAMTSYQFNGETEPSHAVTDGRYRLIHYPDGYEELYDLDSDPNEFDNRADDARLSDVKSKLAGFLPENPAPNRGVPLDSPYHNGPRKTRN